One Thunnus thynnus chromosome 18, fThuThy2.1, whole genome shotgun sequence genomic region harbors:
- the LOC137169326 gene encoding uncharacterized protein has product MTDQDKCDSTTWTFVSRNTAAVELIKLGQIGEKAKAKSDRLSVTADCSLVVKKVTVEDVGHYTCRQYNKSGQQQYQDSHVYLSVVTMTEHKGTDNVMLICSVSTRRRCRQTVKWVYEGNDWDVNIQHMKEILCFATVTFTTSHLAETSKYSEIFKCNVTDKNTGKVQLFAFSPQSSGEDTKRTATKKSTPTTSGTPTKQQVWLRFIIVSVGLTALIIIVVSVNIWTRIIVNKSQMDDNAVHNDEDEDEGTVTYANIGEPSATVRLH; this is encoded by the exons atgactGATCAGGATAAATGTGACAGTACTACCTGGACCTTTGTttcaagaaacacagcagcagtagagCTGATTAAACTTGGGCAGATTGGTGAAAAAGCCAAAGctaaatcagacagactgagtgttacAGCGGACTGTTCTCTGGTTGTAAAGAAGGTCACAGTTGAGGATGTTGGTCATTACACCTGCAGACAGTACAACAAATCAGGACAACAACAATATCAAGACTCtcatgtttatctgtctgttgttacca TGACTGAACATAAGGGCACTGATAATGTGATGTTAATCTGCTCTGTGTCGACACGTCGACGGTGTAGACAGACAGTGAAGTGGGTGTATGAGGGTAATGATTGGGATGTGAACATTCAGCACATGAAGGAGATTCTTTGCTTTGCCACTGTGACATTTACAACTTCCCATCTTGCTGAAACGTCAAAGTATTCTGAGATATTCAAGTGTAACgtgacagataaaaacactggaaaagtgCAGCTGTTTGCCTTCAGCCCTCAGTCTTCAG GTGAGGACACTAAAAGAactgcaacaaaaaaatcaacaccAACAACCAGTGGTActccaacaaaacaacaag TTTGGTTGAGGTTCATCATCGTGTCTGTGGGTTTAACTGCACTCATAATAATTGTTGTGTCAGTCAACATATGGACTAGAATTATAG tGAACAAATCACAGATGGATGACAATGCT gtgcataatgatgaagatgaagatgaaggtacGGTGACTTATGCAAACATTGGAGAACCTTCTGCTACTGTCAGACTCCACTGA
- the LOC137169324 gene encoding uncharacterized protein isoform X2 produces MAEFRWITMFLFLILELQITAVTGQFSSVIVRDGDDVTLPCESVTANQDKCDNINWFFSSSNPVDLVKRGRIHENTKVKSDRLSVTANCSLVIKKITQEDADIYFCRQHRSQQDSQLYLSVISMIKHEDSDYVTLFCFVRTHDSCIHTVKWLYEGHDVDENVTILQIGCYGLVGFPASHHKLKSTSHEIFQCKVTDGYTNKEHLFTFSPPSSGDATPTTNDTPTKQQVWLRFIIVSVGLTALIIIFVSVNIWTRTKVNKSQMDDNAVHNDEDEDEGTVTYENDGEPSATVRLH; encoded by the exons ATGGCTGAATTCAGATGGattacaatgtttttatttcttatacTGGAGCTTCAGATTACAG CAGTGACTGGACAGTTTTCCTCCGTCAttgtcagagatggagatgatgTGACTTTGCCTTGTGAAAGTGTGACAGCCAATCAGGATAAATGTGACAATATTAACTGGTTCTTCAGTAGTTCAAACCCAGTGGATCTGGTCAAACGTGGACGGATTcatgaaaataccaaagttaaatcagacagactgagtgttacAGCGAACTGTTCTCTGGTTATAAAGAAGATCACACAAGAGGATGCTGATATTTATTTCTGTCGACAGCACAGATCACAACAAGACTCCCAGCtttatctgtctgttattaGCA TGATTAAACATGAAGACAGTGACTATGTGACGCTGTTCTGCTTTGTGAGGACACATGATTCATGTATACACACAGTGAAGTGGCTGTATGAGGGTCATGATGTGGATGAAAACGTGACAATATTACAGATTGGCTGCTATGGTTTAGTGGGATTTCCTGCTTCTCATCACAAGCTGAAGTCAACATCtcatgagatatttcagtgtaaaGTGACAGATGGTTACACTAACAAAGAACATCTGTTTACCTTCAGCCCTCCGTCCTCAG GTGATGCAACACCAACAACCAATGATActccaacaaaacaacaag TTTGGTTGAGGTTCATCATCGTGTCTGTGGGTTTAACTGCACTCATAATAATCTTTGTGTCAGTCAACATATGGACTAGAACTAAAG tGAACAAATCACAGATGGATGACAATGCT gtgcataatgatgaagatgaagatgaaggtacGGTGACCTATGAAAACGATGGAGAACCTTCTGCTACTGTCAGACTCCACTGA